One genomic window of Equus caballus isolate H_3958 breed thoroughbred chromosome 6, TB-T2T, whole genome shotgun sequence includes the following:
- the SMARCC2 gene encoding SWI/SNF complex subunit SMARCC2 isoform X4, whose translation MAVRKKDGGPNVKYYEAADTVTQFDNVRLWLGKNYKKYIQAEPPTNKSLSSLVVQLLQFQEEVFGKHVSNAPLTKLPIKCFLDFKAGGSLCHILAAAYKFKSDQGWRRYDFQNPSRMDRNVEMFMTIEKSLVQNNCLSRPNIFLCPEIEPKLLGKLKDIIKRHQGTVTEDKNNASHVVYPVPGNLEEEEWVRPVMKRDKQVLLHWGYYPDSYDTWIPASEIEASVEDAPTPEKPRKVHAKWILDTDTFNEWMNEEDYEVNDDKNPVSRRKKISAKTLTDEVNSPDSDRRDKKGGNYKKRKRSPSPSPTPEAKKKNAKKGPSTPYTKSKRGHREEEQEDLTKDMDEPSPVPNVEEVTLPKTVNTKKDSESAPVKGGTMTDLDEQEDESMETTGKDEDENSTGNKGEQTKNPDLHEDNVTEQTHHIIIPSYAAWFDYNSVHAIERRALPEFFNGKNKSKTPEIYLAYRNFMIDTYRLNPQEYLTSTACRRNLAGDVCAIMRVHAFLEQWGLINYQVDAESRPTPMGPPPTSHFHVLADTPSGLVPLQPKTPQTSASQQMLNFPDKGKEKPTDMQNFGLRTDMYTKKNVPSKSKAAASATREWTEQETLLLLEALEMYKDDWNKVSEHVGSRTQDECILHFLRLPIEDPYLEDSEASLGPLAYQPIPFSQSGNPVMSTVAFLASVVDPRVASAAAKSALEEFSKMKEEVPTALVEAHVRKVEEAAKVTGKADPAFGLESSGIAGTTSDEPERIEESGTDEARAEGQATEEKKEPKEPREGVGAVEEEAKEKTSEAPKKDEEKGKEGDGEKESEKSDGDAIVDPEKEKEPKEGQEEVLKEVVESEGERKTKVERDIGEGNLSTAAAAALAAAAVKAKHLAAVEERKIKSLVALLVETQMKKLEIKLRHFEELETIMDREREALEYQRQQLLADRQAFHMEQLKYAEMRARQQHFQQMHQQQQQPPPALPPGSQPIPPTGAAGPPTVHGLAMAPASVAPAPAGSGAPPGSLGPSEQIGQAGSTAGPQQQQPAGAPQPGAVPPGVPPPGPHGPSPFPNQQTPPSMMPGAVPGSGHPGVAGNAPLGLPFGMPPPPPPPAPSIIPFGSLADSISINLPPPNLHGHHHHLPFAPGTLPPPNLPVSMANPLHPNLPATTTMPSSLPLGPGLGSAAAQSPAIVAAVQGNLLPSASPLPDPGTPLPPDPTAPSPGTVTPVPPPQ comes from the exons ATGGCGGTGCGGAAGAAGGACGGCGGCCCCAACGTGAAGTACTACGAGGCCGCGGACACCGTGACCCAGTTCGACAACGTGCGGCTCTGGCTCGGCAAGAACTACAAGAAG TATATACAAGCTGAACCACCCACCAATAAGTCCTTGTCTAGCCTGGTTGTACAGTTGCTACAGTTTCAGGAGGAAGTTTTTGGCAAACATGTCAGCAATGCACCGCTCACTAAACTGCCG ATCAAATGTTTCCTAGATTTCAAAGCAGGAGGGTCCCTGTGCCACATACTTGCAGCTGCCTACAAATTCAAGAGTGACCAGGGATG GCGGCGTTACGATTTCCAGAACCCATCGCGCATGGACCGCAATGTGGAAATGTTCATGACCATTGAGAAGTCCTTGGTGCAG AATAACTGCCTGTCGCGACCTAACATTTTCCTTTGCCCAGAAATTGAACCCAAACTGCTAGGGAAattaaaggacattatcaagagaCACCAG GGAACCGTCACTGAGGACAAGAACAATGCCTCCCATGTTGTGTATCCTGTCCCAGGGAACCTGGAAGAAG AGGAATGGGTACGACCAGTCATGAAAAGAGATAAGCAGGTTCTTCTGCACTGGGGCTACTATCCTGACAG TTATGACACGTGGATTCCAGCCAGTGAAATTGAAGCATCTGTTGAAGATGCTCCAACTCCTGAGAAACCTAGGAAG GTGCATGCAAagtggatcctggacacagacaccTTCAACGAATGGATGAATGAGGAAGACTACGAAGTAAATGATGACAAAAACCCTGTCTCCCGCCGAAAGAAGATTTCAGCCAAGACATTGACAGATGAG GTGAACAGCCCAGATTCAGATCGACGGGACAAGAAGGGGGGAAACTATAAGAAGAGGAAGCGCTCCCCGTCTCCTTCACCGACCCCagaagctaagaagaaaaatgCTAAGAAAGG tCCCTCAACACCTTACACTAAGTCAAAACGTGGCCACCGAGAAGAGGAGCAAGAAGACCTGACAAAGGACATGGATGAGCCCTCACCGGTCCCCAACGTAGAAGAGGTGACACTGCCCAAAACAG TCAACACTAAGAAGGACTCCGAGTCAGCCCCAGTCAAAGGAGGCACCATGACTGACCTGG aTGAACAGGAGGATGAAAGCATGGAGACCACGGGCAAG GATGAGGATGAGAACAGTACGGGGAACAAGGGGGAGCAGACCAAGAATCCAGACCTTCACGAGGACAACGTGACTGAGCAGACCCACCACATCATCATCCCCAGCTACGCTGCCTGGTTTGACTATAATAG TGTTCATGCCATTGAGCGGAGGGCTCTCCCCGAGTTCTTCAACGGCAAGAACAAGTCCAAGACCCCAGAAAT cTACCTGGCCTATCGGAACTTCATGATTGACACTTACCGGCTGAACCCCCAAGAGTATCTCACCTCCACCGCCTGCCGCAGGAACCTGGCGGGTGATGTCTGTGCCATCATGAG GGTCCATGCCTTCCTAGAACAGTGGGGTCTTATTAACTACCAGGTGGATGCTGAGAGTCGACCAACCCCAATGGGGCCTCCACCCACCTCTCACTTCCACGTCTTGGCGGACACACCATCAGGGCTGGTGCCTCTGCAGCCCAAGACCCCACAG ACCTCTGCTTCCCAGCAAATGCTCAACTTCCCTgacaaaggcaaagagaaaccAACAGACATGCAGAACTTTGGGCTGCGCACAGACATGTACACGAAGAAGAACGTCCCCTCCAAG AGCAAGGCTGCAGCCAGCGCCACTCGAGAGTGGACAGAACAGGAGACCCTGCTGCTCCTGGAG gCACTGGAAATGTACAAAGATGACTGGAACAAAGTGTCGGAGCATGTGGGAAGCCGCACCCAGGACGAGTGCATCTTGCATTTTCTTCGTCTTCCCATCGAAGATCCGTACCTGGAGGACTCAGAGGCCTCCCTGGGGCCCCTGGCCTACCAGCCCATCCCCTTCAGTCAGTCGGGCAACCCTGTTATGAGCACTGTTGCCTTCCTGGCCTCTGTCGTCGATCCTCGAGTTGCCTCTGCTGCTGCGAAGTCTGCCCTAG AAGAGTTCTCCAAAATGAAGGAAGAGGTACCCACAGCTTTGGTGGAGGCCCATGTTCGGAAGGTAGAAGAAGCAGCCAAAGTGACGGGCAAGGCGGACCCAGCCTTCGGCCTGGAAAGCAGTGGcattgcaggaaccacctctgatGAGCCTGAGCGGATCG AGGAGAGCGGGACTGACGAGGCACGGGCAGAGGGCCAGGCcacagaggagaagaaggagcCCAAG GAACCCCGAGAAGGAGTTGGGGCTGTAGAGGAAGAAGCAAAGGAGAAAACCAGCGAGGCTCCCAAGAAggatgaagagaaagggaaagaaggcgACGGCGAGAAGGAGTCAGAAAAGAGTGACGGGGACGCGATAG TTGACcctgagaaggagaaggagccaaaggaagggcaggaggaagtgCTGAAGGAAGTGGTGGAGtcggagggggagaggaagacaAAGGTGGAGCGGGACATCGGCGAGGGCAACCTCTCCACTGCTGCCGCTGCAGCTCTGGCCGCTGCCGCCGTGAAGGCCAAG CACTTGGCTGCTGTTGAAGAAAGGAAGATCAAATCTCTGGTGGCCCTGCTGGTGGAGACCCAAATGAAAAAGTTGGAGATCAAACTCCGGCACTTTGAAGAACTGGAGACGATCATGGACCGGGAGCGAGAAGCA CTGGAGTATCAGAGACAGCAGCTCCTGGCCGACAGACAAGCCTTCCACATGGAGCAGCTGAAGTATGCGGAGATGAGGGCCCGGCAGCAGCACTTTCAACAAATGCACCAACAGCAACAGCAGCCACCGCCAGCCTTGCCCCCAGGCTCCCAGCCTATCCCTCCTACAGGCGCCGCTGGGCCACCCACAGTCCACGGCTTGGCCATGGCTCCAGCTTCTGTGGCCCCTGCTCCTGCTGGCAGTGGGGCCCCTCCTGGAAGCTTGGGCCCCTCTGAACAGATTGGGCAGGCAGGGTCAACAGCAGGGCCACAGCAGCAGCAACCAGCTGGAGCCCCCCAGCCTGGGGCAGTCCCACCAGGGGTACCCCCCCCTGGACCCCATG GCCCCTCACCGTTCCCCAACCAACAAACTCCTCCCTCAATGATGCCAGGGGCAGTGCCAGGCAGCGGGCACCCAGGCGTGGCGGGTAATGCTCCTTTGGGTTTGCCTTTTGGCatgccgcctcctcctcctcctcctgctccatccATCATCCCATTTGGTAGTCTAGCCGACTCCATCAGTATTAACCTTCCCCCTCCTAACCTGCATGGGCATCACCACCATCTCCCGTTCGCCCCGGGCACTCTCCCCCCACCTAACCTGCCTGTGTCCATGGCGAACCCTCTACATCCTAACCTGCCGGCGACCACCACCATGCCATCTTCCTTGCCTCTCGGGCCGGGGCTCGGATCCGCCGCAGCCCAGAGCCCTGCCATTGTGGCAGCTGTTCAGGGCAACCTCCTGCCCAGTGCCAGCCCACTGCCAG ACCCAGGCACTCCCTTGCCTCCAGACCCCACGGCCCCTAGCCCAGGCACGGTCACCCCTGTGCCACCTCCACAGTGA
- the SMARCC2 gene encoding SWI/SNF complex subunit SMARCC2 isoform X8, with amino-acid sequence MAVRKKDGGPNVKYYEAADTVTQFDNVRLWLGKNYKKYIQAEPPTNKSLSSLVVQLLQFQEEVFGKHVSNAPLTKLPIKCFLDFKAGGSLCHILAAAYKFKSDQGWRRYDFQNPSRMDRNVEMFMTIEKSLVQNNCLSRPNIFLCPEIEPKLLGKLKDIIKRHQGTVTEDKNNASHVVYPVPGNLEEEEWVRPVMKRDKQVLLHWGYYPDSYDTWIPASEIEASVEDAPTPEKPRKVHAKWILDTDTFNEWMNEEDYEVNDDKNPVSRRKKISAKTLTDEVNSPDSDRRDKKGGNYKKRKRSPSPSPTPEAKKKNAKKGPSTPYTKSKRGHREEEQEDLTKDMDEPSPVPNVEEVTLPKTVNTKKDSESAPVKGGTMTDLDEQEDESMETTGKDEDENSTGNKGEQTKNPDLHEDNVTEQTHHIIIPSYAAWFDYNSVHAIERRALPEFFNGKNKSKTPEIYLAYRNFMIDTYRLNPQEYLTSTACRRNLAGDVCAIMRVHAFLEQWGLINYQVDAESRPTPMGPPPTSHFHVLADTPSGLVPLQPKTPQTSASQQMLNFPDKGKEKPTDMQNFGLRTDMYTKKNVPSKSKAAASATREWTEQETLLLLEALEMYKDDWNKVSEHVGSRTQDECILHFLRLPIEDPYLEDSEASLGPLAYQPIPFSQSGNPVMSTVAFLASVVDPRVASAAAKSALEEFSKMKEEVPTALVEAHVRKVEEAAKVTGKADPAFGLESSGIAGTTSDEPERIEESGTDEARAEGQATEEKKEPKEPREGVGAVEEEAKEKTSEAPKKDEEKGKEGDGEKESEKSDGDAIVDPEKEKEPKEGQEEVLKEVVESEGERKTKVERDIGEGNLSTAAAAALAAAAVKAKHLAAVEERKIKSLVALLVETQMKKLEIKLRHFEELETIMDREREALEYQRQQLLADRQAFHMEQLKYAEMRARQQHFQQMHQQQQQPPPALPPGSQPIPPTGAAGPPTVHGLAMAPASVAPAPAGSGAPPGSLGPSEQIGQAGSTAGPQQQQPAGAPQPGAVPPGVPPPGPHGPSPFPNQQTPPSMMPGAVPGSGHPGVADPGTPLPPDPTAPSPGTVTPVPPPQ; translated from the exons ATGGCGGTGCGGAAGAAGGACGGCGGCCCCAACGTGAAGTACTACGAGGCCGCGGACACCGTGACCCAGTTCGACAACGTGCGGCTCTGGCTCGGCAAGAACTACAAGAAG TATATACAAGCTGAACCACCCACCAATAAGTCCTTGTCTAGCCTGGTTGTACAGTTGCTACAGTTTCAGGAGGAAGTTTTTGGCAAACATGTCAGCAATGCACCGCTCACTAAACTGCCG ATCAAATGTTTCCTAGATTTCAAAGCAGGAGGGTCCCTGTGCCACATACTTGCAGCTGCCTACAAATTCAAGAGTGACCAGGGATG GCGGCGTTACGATTTCCAGAACCCATCGCGCATGGACCGCAATGTGGAAATGTTCATGACCATTGAGAAGTCCTTGGTGCAG AATAACTGCCTGTCGCGACCTAACATTTTCCTTTGCCCAGAAATTGAACCCAAACTGCTAGGGAAattaaaggacattatcaagagaCACCAG GGAACCGTCACTGAGGACAAGAACAATGCCTCCCATGTTGTGTATCCTGTCCCAGGGAACCTGGAAGAAG AGGAATGGGTACGACCAGTCATGAAAAGAGATAAGCAGGTTCTTCTGCACTGGGGCTACTATCCTGACAG TTATGACACGTGGATTCCAGCCAGTGAAATTGAAGCATCTGTTGAAGATGCTCCAACTCCTGAGAAACCTAGGAAG GTGCATGCAAagtggatcctggacacagacaccTTCAACGAATGGATGAATGAGGAAGACTACGAAGTAAATGATGACAAAAACCCTGTCTCCCGCCGAAAGAAGATTTCAGCCAAGACATTGACAGATGAG GTGAACAGCCCAGATTCAGATCGACGGGACAAGAAGGGGGGAAACTATAAGAAGAGGAAGCGCTCCCCGTCTCCTTCACCGACCCCagaagctaagaagaaaaatgCTAAGAAAGG tCCCTCAACACCTTACACTAAGTCAAAACGTGGCCACCGAGAAGAGGAGCAAGAAGACCTGACAAAGGACATGGATGAGCCCTCACCGGTCCCCAACGTAGAAGAGGTGACACTGCCCAAAACAG TCAACACTAAGAAGGACTCCGAGTCAGCCCCAGTCAAAGGAGGCACCATGACTGACCTGG aTGAACAGGAGGATGAAAGCATGGAGACCACGGGCAAG GATGAGGATGAGAACAGTACGGGGAACAAGGGGGAGCAGACCAAGAATCCAGACCTTCACGAGGACAACGTGACTGAGCAGACCCACCACATCATCATCCCCAGCTACGCTGCCTGGTTTGACTATAATAG TGTTCATGCCATTGAGCGGAGGGCTCTCCCCGAGTTCTTCAACGGCAAGAACAAGTCCAAGACCCCAGAAAT cTACCTGGCCTATCGGAACTTCATGATTGACACTTACCGGCTGAACCCCCAAGAGTATCTCACCTCCACCGCCTGCCGCAGGAACCTGGCGGGTGATGTCTGTGCCATCATGAG GGTCCATGCCTTCCTAGAACAGTGGGGTCTTATTAACTACCAGGTGGATGCTGAGAGTCGACCAACCCCAATGGGGCCTCCACCCACCTCTCACTTCCACGTCTTGGCGGACACACCATCAGGGCTGGTGCCTCTGCAGCCCAAGACCCCACAG ACCTCTGCTTCCCAGCAAATGCTCAACTTCCCTgacaaaggcaaagagaaaccAACAGACATGCAGAACTTTGGGCTGCGCACAGACATGTACACGAAGAAGAACGTCCCCTCCAAG AGCAAGGCTGCAGCCAGCGCCACTCGAGAGTGGACAGAACAGGAGACCCTGCTGCTCCTGGAG gCACTGGAAATGTACAAAGATGACTGGAACAAAGTGTCGGAGCATGTGGGAAGCCGCACCCAGGACGAGTGCATCTTGCATTTTCTTCGTCTTCCCATCGAAGATCCGTACCTGGAGGACTCAGAGGCCTCCCTGGGGCCCCTGGCCTACCAGCCCATCCCCTTCAGTCAGTCGGGCAACCCTGTTATGAGCACTGTTGCCTTCCTGGCCTCTGTCGTCGATCCTCGAGTTGCCTCTGCTGCTGCGAAGTCTGCCCTAG AAGAGTTCTCCAAAATGAAGGAAGAGGTACCCACAGCTTTGGTGGAGGCCCATGTTCGGAAGGTAGAAGAAGCAGCCAAAGTGACGGGCAAGGCGGACCCAGCCTTCGGCCTGGAAAGCAGTGGcattgcaggaaccacctctgatGAGCCTGAGCGGATCG AGGAGAGCGGGACTGACGAGGCACGGGCAGAGGGCCAGGCcacagaggagaagaaggagcCCAAG GAACCCCGAGAAGGAGTTGGGGCTGTAGAGGAAGAAGCAAAGGAGAAAACCAGCGAGGCTCCCAAGAAggatgaagagaaagggaaagaaggcgACGGCGAGAAGGAGTCAGAAAAGAGTGACGGGGACGCGATAG TTGACcctgagaaggagaaggagccaaaggaagggcaggaggaagtgCTGAAGGAAGTGGTGGAGtcggagggggagaggaagacaAAGGTGGAGCGGGACATCGGCGAGGGCAACCTCTCCACTGCTGCCGCTGCAGCTCTGGCCGCTGCCGCCGTGAAGGCCAAG CACTTGGCTGCTGTTGAAGAAAGGAAGATCAAATCTCTGGTGGCCCTGCTGGTGGAGACCCAAATGAAAAAGTTGGAGATCAAACTCCGGCACTTTGAAGAACTGGAGACGATCATGGACCGGGAGCGAGAAGCA CTGGAGTATCAGAGACAGCAGCTCCTGGCCGACAGACAAGCCTTCCACATGGAGCAGCTGAAGTATGCGGAGATGAGGGCCCGGCAGCAGCACTTTCAACAAATGCACCAACAGCAACAGCAGCCACCGCCAGCCTTGCCCCCAGGCTCCCAGCCTATCCCTCCTACAGGCGCCGCTGGGCCACCCACAGTCCACGGCTTGGCCATGGCTCCAGCTTCTGTGGCCCCTGCTCCTGCTGGCAGTGGGGCCCCTCCTGGAAGCTTGGGCCCCTCTGAACAGATTGGGCAGGCAGGGTCAACAGCAGGGCCACAGCAGCAGCAACCAGCTGGAGCCCCCCAGCCTGGGGCAGTCCCACCAGGGGTACCCCCCCCTGGACCCCATG GCCCCTCACCGTTCCCCAACCAACAAACTCCTCCCTCAATGATGCCAGGGGCAGTGCCAGGCAGCGGGCACCCAGGCGTGGCGG ACCCAGGCACTCCCTTGCCTCCAGACCCCACGGCCCCTAGCCCAGGCACGGTCACCCCTGTGCCACCTCCACAGTGA
- the SMARCC2 gene encoding SWI/SNF complex subunit SMARCC2 isoform X5, which translates to MAVRKKDGGPNVKYYEAADTVTQFDNVRLWLGKNYKKYIQAEPPTNKSLSSLVVQLLQFQEEVFGKHVSNAPLTKLPIKCFLDFKAGGSLCHILAAAYKFKSDQGWRRYDFQNPSRMDRNVEMFMTIEKSLVQNNCLSRPNIFLCPEIEPKLLGKLKDIIKRHQGTVTEDKNNASHVVYPVPGNLEEEEWVRPVMKRDKQVLLHWGYYPDSYDTWIPASEIEASVEDAPTPEKPRKVHAKWILDTDTFNEWMNEEDYEVNDDKNPVSRRKKISAKTLTDEVNSPDSDRRDKKGGNYKKRKRSPSPSPTPEAKKKNAKKGPSTPYTKSKRGHREEEQEDLTKDMDEPSPVPNVEEVTLPKTVNTKKDSESAPVKGGTMTDLDEQEDESMETTGKDEDENSTGNKGEQTKNPDLHEDNVTEQTHHIIIPSYAAWFDYNSVHAIERRALPEFFNGKNKSKTPEIYLAYRNFMIDTYRLNPQEYLTSTACRRNLAGDVCAIMRVHAFLEQWGLINYQVDAESRPTPMGPPPTSHFHVLADTPSGLVPLQPKTPQGRQVDADTKAGRKGKELDDLVPETAKGKPELQTSASQQMLNFPDKGKEKPTDMQNFGLRTDMYTKKNVPSKSKAAASATREWTEQETLLLLEALEMYKDDWNKVSEHVGSRTQDECILHFLRLPIEDPYLEDSEASLGPLAYQPIPFSQSGNPVMSTVAFLASVVDPRVASAAAKSALEEFSKMKEEVPTALVEAHVRKVEEAAKVTGKADPAFGLESSGIAGTTSDEPERIEESGTDEARAEGQATEEKKEPKEPREGVGAVEEEAKEKTSEAPKKDEEKGKEGDGEKESEKSDGDAIVDPEKEKEPKEGQEEVLKEVVESEGERKTKVERDIGEGNLSTAAAAALAAAAVKAKHLAAVEERKIKSLVALLVETQMKKLEIKLRHFEELETIMDREREALEYQRQQLLADRQAFHMEQLKYAEMRARQQHFQQMHQQQQQPPPALPPGSQPIPPTGAAGPPTVHGLAMAPASVAPAPAGSGAPPGSLGPSEQIGQAGSTAGPQQQQPAGAPQPGAVPPGVPPPGPHGPSPFPNQQTPPSMMPGAVPGSGHPGVADPGTPLPPDPTAPSPGTVTPVPPPQ; encoded by the exons ATGGCGGTGCGGAAGAAGGACGGCGGCCCCAACGTGAAGTACTACGAGGCCGCGGACACCGTGACCCAGTTCGACAACGTGCGGCTCTGGCTCGGCAAGAACTACAAGAAG TATATACAAGCTGAACCACCCACCAATAAGTCCTTGTCTAGCCTGGTTGTACAGTTGCTACAGTTTCAGGAGGAAGTTTTTGGCAAACATGTCAGCAATGCACCGCTCACTAAACTGCCG ATCAAATGTTTCCTAGATTTCAAAGCAGGAGGGTCCCTGTGCCACATACTTGCAGCTGCCTACAAATTCAAGAGTGACCAGGGATG GCGGCGTTACGATTTCCAGAACCCATCGCGCATGGACCGCAATGTGGAAATGTTCATGACCATTGAGAAGTCCTTGGTGCAG AATAACTGCCTGTCGCGACCTAACATTTTCCTTTGCCCAGAAATTGAACCCAAACTGCTAGGGAAattaaaggacattatcaagagaCACCAG GGAACCGTCACTGAGGACAAGAACAATGCCTCCCATGTTGTGTATCCTGTCCCAGGGAACCTGGAAGAAG AGGAATGGGTACGACCAGTCATGAAAAGAGATAAGCAGGTTCTTCTGCACTGGGGCTACTATCCTGACAG TTATGACACGTGGATTCCAGCCAGTGAAATTGAAGCATCTGTTGAAGATGCTCCAACTCCTGAGAAACCTAGGAAG GTGCATGCAAagtggatcctggacacagacaccTTCAACGAATGGATGAATGAGGAAGACTACGAAGTAAATGATGACAAAAACCCTGTCTCCCGCCGAAAGAAGATTTCAGCCAAGACATTGACAGATGAG GTGAACAGCCCAGATTCAGATCGACGGGACAAGAAGGGGGGAAACTATAAGAAGAGGAAGCGCTCCCCGTCTCCTTCACCGACCCCagaagctaagaagaaaaatgCTAAGAAAGG tCCCTCAACACCTTACACTAAGTCAAAACGTGGCCACCGAGAAGAGGAGCAAGAAGACCTGACAAAGGACATGGATGAGCCCTCACCGGTCCCCAACGTAGAAGAGGTGACACTGCCCAAAACAG TCAACACTAAGAAGGACTCCGAGTCAGCCCCAGTCAAAGGAGGCACCATGACTGACCTGG aTGAACAGGAGGATGAAAGCATGGAGACCACGGGCAAG GATGAGGATGAGAACAGTACGGGGAACAAGGGGGAGCAGACCAAGAATCCAGACCTTCACGAGGACAACGTGACTGAGCAGACCCACCACATCATCATCCCCAGCTACGCTGCCTGGTTTGACTATAATAG TGTTCATGCCATTGAGCGGAGGGCTCTCCCCGAGTTCTTCAACGGCAAGAACAAGTCCAAGACCCCAGAAAT cTACCTGGCCTATCGGAACTTCATGATTGACACTTACCGGCTGAACCCCCAAGAGTATCTCACCTCCACCGCCTGCCGCAGGAACCTGGCGGGTGATGTCTGTGCCATCATGAG GGTCCATGCCTTCCTAGAACAGTGGGGTCTTATTAACTACCAGGTGGATGCTGAGAGTCGACCAACCCCAATGGGGCCTCCACCCACCTCTCACTTCCACGTCTTGGCGGACACACCATCAGGGCTGGTGCCTCTGCAGCCCAAGACCCCACAG GGCCGCCAGGTTGATGCTGATACCAAGGCTGGGCGAAAGGGCAAAGAGCTGGATGACCTGGTGCCAGAGACGGCTAAGGGCAAGCCAGAGCTG CAGACCTCTGCTTCCCAGCAAATGCTCAACTTCCCTgacaaaggcaaagagaaaccAACAGACATGCAGAACTTTGGGCTGCGCACAGACATGTACACGAAGAAGAACGTCCCCTCCAAG AGCAAGGCTGCAGCCAGCGCCACTCGAGAGTGGACAGAACAGGAGACCCTGCTGCTCCTGGAG gCACTGGAAATGTACAAAGATGACTGGAACAAAGTGTCGGAGCATGTGGGAAGCCGCACCCAGGACGAGTGCATCTTGCATTTTCTTCGTCTTCCCATCGAAGATCCGTACCTGGAGGACTCAGAGGCCTCCCTGGGGCCCCTGGCCTACCAGCCCATCCCCTTCAGTCAGTCGGGCAACCCTGTTATGAGCACTGTTGCCTTCCTGGCCTCTGTCGTCGATCCTCGAGTTGCCTCTGCTGCTGCGAAGTCTGCCCTAG AAGAGTTCTCCAAAATGAAGGAAGAGGTACCCACAGCTTTGGTGGAGGCCCATGTTCGGAAGGTAGAAGAAGCAGCCAAAGTGACGGGCAAGGCGGACCCAGCCTTCGGCCTGGAAAGCAGTGGcattgcaggaaccacctctgatGAGCCTGAGCGGATCG AGGAGAGCGGGACTGACGAGGCACGGGCAGAGGGCCAGGCcacagaggagaagaaggagcCCAAG GAACCCCGAGAAGGAGTTGGGGCTGTAGAGGAAGAAGCAAAGGAGAAAACCAGCGAGGCTCCCAAGAAggatgaagagaaagggaaagaaggcgACGGCGAGAAGGAGTCAGAAAAGAGTGACGGGGACGCGATAG TTGACcctgagaaggagaaggagccaaaggaagggcaggaggaagtgCTGAAGGAAGTGGTGGAGtcggagggggagaggaagacaAAGGTGGAGCGGGACATCGGCGAGGGCAACCTCTCCACTGCTGCCGCTGCAGCTCTGGCCGCTGCCGCCGTGAAGGCCAAG CACTTGGCTGCTGTTGAAGAAAGGAAGATCAAATCTCTGGTGGCCCTGCTGGTGGAGACCCAAATGAAAAAGTTGGAGATCAAACTCCGGCACTTTGAAGAACTGGAGACGATCATGGACCGGGAGCGAGAAGCA CTGGAGTATCAGAGACAGCAGCTCCTGGCCGACAGACAAGCCTTCCACATGGAGCAGCTGAAGTATGCGGAGATGAGGGCCCGGCAGCAGCACTTTCAACAAATGCACCAACAGCAACAGCAGCCACCGCCAGCCTTGCCCCCAGGCTCCCAGCCTATCCCTCCTACAGGCGCCGCTGGGCCACCCACAGTCCACGGCTTGGCCATGGCTCCAGCTTCTGTGGCCCCTGCTCCTGCTGGCAGTGGGGCCCCTCCTGGAAGCTTGGGCCCCTCTGAACAGATTGGGCAGGCAGGGTCAACAGCAGGGCCACAGCAGCAGCAACCAGCTGGAGCCCCCCAGCCTGGGGCAGTCCCACCAGGGGTACCCCCCCCTGGACCCCATG GCCCCTCACCGTTCCCCAACCAACAAACTCCTCCCTCAATGATGCCAGGGGCAGTGCCAGGCAGCGGGCACCCAGGCGTGGCGG ACCCAGGCACTCCCTTGCCTCCAGACCCCACGGCCCCTAGCCCAGGCACGGTCACCCCTGTGCCACCTCCACAGTGA